TGGTGCGTCGGGGAGAGCGCGTCGCAGGGCATCGACGGTGCTGTTGGTGAGCTGGGCGAGCAGGTGCAGCTCCGGAGGCCGGGCCCTGCCGCGGGGGCAGAGGACAGCGGTGAGCTCGTCCGGCGACAGGTGGTTGGCCTGTGCCAAGCGCTGTATGTAGGAGGCGATCCCTTCACCGAGGACGGGCCTGACCTGCATGGGCAGGGGAGCCAGCTTCGGGCCGGTGTTCGTGGTGGGCATCGTGCGGTGGCGGTCCTTTCCCGCTCGGCGGTTAGCGGGAGTCGGAACTGTGGTCGAGCGGGATCGCCTGCAGGCTCTGCTCGGTGATCTCTTCGCTGCCGGTGAGGATCGCGTCCAGGGCGGCGCCGCGGATCAGGTGCGAGAGCGAACCGATCATGCCACCGGTGCGGTCGTGGAGGTAGCGGTCCAGGCCGGTGAGGCTGCCGGGCTTGTGCGCGTGGAGCCGCAGAGAGTTCTCCAGGGTGGCGACCAGTCCCTGCCATTCGCTGTTGTAGGGCAGCGGGGCGGTGGGGATCAGGGTGAAGCGTCCGGCGATCTGCTGTCCGCGGGTGCCGTCGAACAGGTTGCGTTCGACGTTGATCCCGGCATAGACGAACGTCGCGGGGATGCGCTCGGAGAAGTACTTCAGCGTGTCGGCGACCTCGGCTCCGGATCTGGTCGCCAGTGAGATGTTGTGCAGTTCGTCGACGAGGACCAGGCCGACCCGGG
This sequence is a window from Streptomyces roseochromogenus subsp. oscitans DS 12.976. Protein-coding genes within it:
- a CDS encoding TniQ family protein; translated protein: MPTTNTGPKLAPLPMQVRPVLGEGIASYIQRLAQANHLSPDELTAVLCPRGRARPPELHLLAQLTNSTVDALRRALPDAPGRVNTDPNRAGPFPQRVDHALPSLFDRVDLLMALGEALHFGVHRNVLRHRYPRLRRHLLRLALQHQPRQHRPPHLR